The stretch of DNA CTGATCACTGATGACATTGTAGACGATGAGCAGGAAGATGGCCGTCCCAATGCCGTTCGCCAAAATCATCGGGATGCCGATCGTGTCCACTAAGACGAGAGCTTTCTCAAAAGGTTTGGATAAGAGAAGAATCACCCCCATCTGGAACGCTTCCGCCATCGCCCCGATTCCGAAAGCGGTCAACGGCTTCACATGCTTTCCTTTTTTATAAAAAGCACTGGCGATGTAGCCGGAGAGGATAGTCGATAATCCGCAGGAAATGGCCGTGAATCCGCCGAGCGACATCCGGTGCAATCCGGCAATCAGCCCCGCGCCCACTCCAAGCTTATAGCCGCCCAACAAACCGGCGACGACAACCCCGATGACACGTGAATTGGCAATCGCCTCGTCCACCGCCAGTTCCATGGCCACACTATTGAAATGCAGCGTCTCCGTGTTGAAGGCGACTCCAAAATACGTGCCGATAATGCCGAAGAAACCGAAGAAGAGGATGGCGGTCATTTCCTGCTTCCGGTTCAGCTTATCCTGGTGCACCATATTCTTGAAAAAGTCCAAACGCGTTAAGATGAACGCCACCGCAACAATCATACCGACGCGCTCCAACATGATAACCAGCAGATCCAGCATGGCGATTCCCCCTCTCCTGTCCGAAACTAGACGTGGATAAAGTATACTCCATGTTCACTGTTTACTTCATCTATCTTTCTTGATCATAGATATTTAAAAAGCCCCCAACAGGTTTTGTTGAGGCGCTCCCAGGTTGATTCATATTAAGATGTCGGAGAATCTATTCGGAAATCGGCACATATCCAGTCTTTTCTACGATTTCCTGTCCTTGTGCCGATACGATCCACTCCAGGAAGGATTCGATATGGGGATTATCACTTCCTGCCGTCACAGCGTAGAATTCATTGGTCAACGGATACTCTCTCGATCGGATCGATTCAACGGTCGGTTCCACGCCGTCCACTTGCAGCAATCGGATAGCATTGTTTTTCACCATTTGCGTGGAATAATAGCGGAACGTAAACCCGATGGCATTATTGTAGTTTTTGTAATCGGATACCTGATCGATGATTGTGCCCATCAACGACGCGATGTCTTCCACCGGCGGCTCCATGAGCGCGACATCCCCCATGAAATGTTGCAGGGCAGTCTGGCTTCCGCTATCATCCGGCCGTTGAAACGCGCGGATTGCCCTCTTCTTCCCGCCGACTTCTTTCCAGTTCGTGATTTTCCCGGAATAAATCCCTTTCAATTCATCCGTCGTCAAACCTTGCACCGGATTTCTCGCATTGACGAAAAAGACGAACGCCTCCCGTCCGATCGGCGTTAGCTTCAACTCTTTGCCCATCCGCTCGGCTTTTGCCAACTGCGCCTCGGAAGGGCCGAGTACAAAGATGATGTCCGCTCGACCATTGAGTAGATTGTCATAAGCTTCCCCGGTCCGGTTCGACATCACCTCGCTGCTGTATTGGTCATACTCCTTTTCAGGGTAGACTGCCTGCGCGAAAGCGGAGTAGATCGGATACAAGGCAGTCGCCCCGTCCAAGATTGGAAGGTTTTCTGCCAGTTTCAGTGTCGCTGGTTGATCGAGTGAGACTGCTTTTGTACCTTCTTGAAAAGGCGCATAATCGTATGTAGAAACATATCCGTCTTGGATGACCGGCCGGGTTTTATGATAAATTCCCGGTACAGCAATAGCGGTTGCCAGTACCACCGCAGCTAGCATGATGCGGTTTATGAGCTTTCTGTGACGGGTCGCCGGGAAAAAACTCATGACCATCAACGTCCCGACGATAAGATAGGAAACTACGATCAACGGCAACAGGGATTTCATTCCCATGAGGAAAATATACAGTCCGCCAATCAGAACAAATGGCAACAGAAATGCCATGACTACAACAACATACACAACGCTCCCGAATTTCCCCAAATCGATTCCCCCTTTCGTTGAAAGACGCTGGCAGATTTACCAGGGTTCCAAACAGCCCTTCTGTGTAGCTCCTATTCTAACAGGTGTGGTGAACAATCGATGGAATGGACACCTCCTGAAATTCCCCAACTCTGTTCCTATCAATAGAGTGAAACGAGACAACAATATATCTTCTGAAAATTTTTAATTTAAAGTTGAAACGTACGTTCGTATTTGATATAGTAGATTCAGTAGTTTGAGAAAGGGGTTTGCAGATTGGGTACCTATTACAGTGTCGGAATTATAACCAAGTTCAGTGCCAATTCCCATGATAATCTTTCTTTGAAGGAATGGAATGAAGTGCTAGGCCCGCGCCTCGATTTGGATCTGTTCGAAATAACCATGGAGGAGAACGAAATAAGCGGAAAAATAAAAAAAGATGTATTCAGCGAAAACATCATCGATTTCTATGATTTGCTGAGAGAAATAAGCGGACCGAATTACAATGGCAATCTCGACTATTACGAAAAAGAATACGGGGCCGATCTGGAGCAATACCAATCCGGTTATGAAACGCTATGGACCAAAAACGCAGCCAATAACCGCAAGATTGCCGTCAATACGGAATTTGCCCTTCTTTACATTGAAGGCAAAGTCCTAGTAGAAGAATTTGAAACTGATCCACAACTGATAAATTGGTTGTTCAGGAACAGCAGAATTCCCAATAAGCTTGCCGGGGCTGTTATCAGTTCTATTGTTTGAATATGAAGAAAACAGGCTTTCCTAACCGGGCAGCCTGTTCTCCTTCCATCCCTATTGACCTGATTCTGAATCACCCCAAAATATCACAGACGCGCCCAACCTGTCCGTCTTGCAACCGCACTTTAATGCCATGCGGGTGGAAGCTGGAGTTGGTCAATAAATCTTTTACAACGCCTTCCGTCTTCACTCCGGTACGCTGGTCCTTCTTCAAAATGACCGCGACTCTCAAACCCGGCTTCACATCCGCCCGATTCCGTCCATCCATTACAAGGTCCCCTCTCTCTTCCTGAAAATGCTTTGCACGACATGGGCCGTACCGGTATGGAGCTTGCGATGCACAAACACCTTTCCTCCTTTGCACACCGTATATAAAAAGCAAGCATAATCCTTAACCTTCCTCCTTCAATTGTATACCCTCCATGCAGCATGGGGCAATTTTCTGATAACGAATGCTATACTTGGAGTATCAAGCAATGGAGGAATGATAAAAATGAGACTGACTGTATATTTGGCCGGGGAAATCCATTCGTCGTGGCGCGAAGAAGTGAAACAGAAGAGCGCCGCCTTGAATTTGCCGATCGACTTTGTCGGACCGATGGAAGATCATGACCGTTCCGATAACATCGGAGAGGACATACTGGGCAAGCAGCCGAATGCGATCTTCAAAGATGCAGCGGCCTCCAGTTTCAATAATTTACGGACCGAGCTATTGATGAAAAAAGCCGATCTTGTCATTGCGCTCTTCGGTGAAAAGTACAAGCAATGGAACACAGCTATGGACGCAAGCACGGCCGTCGCACTCGGGAAGCCTTTGATCCTTATCCGTCCAGAGGCCCATCACCACGCATTGAAAGAGATCTCCCGCAAAGCGCATGCCACGTTGGAAAACGTTGACCAGGCTATTAAAGCACTGCATTATATTTTCGAATGAACGATTGGACCTTGCTGAGGCATCAGCAAGGTTTTTTATTTACACAACCTTTACATCTCATTCATATCCACTCAATATTTGTCCCTTACGATTTGAAGTGTAATGAAAATGAGTTGAGGGGGATTACAACAGATGAAGAAGACGACAGTACTTGCATCGCTCGGACTAGCCTGCTCGCTATTTTTGGCTGCCTGTAACGGAGGGGACGGAAACACAGCCGCCCAAACGTCAGAAGGGAACGCACTGAGCGGAAAAGTCGCGGGTGACGGATCGTCGACAGTCGCACCGATCATGGAAGCAATCGTGGAAGAATACGCTCAAGTGGAAAAAGACGTATTGGTTTCAGTCGGCGTATCGGGAACTGGCGGCGGATTTGAAAAATTCATCGCAGGAGAGACGGACTTCTCCAATGCCTCCCGTCCCATCAAAGATGAGGAAAAAGAAAAGTTGGAAGAAGCCGGAATCGATTACTCGGAATTGCCAATCGCATATGACGGCCTGACCGTCGTTGTGAATAAAGAGAACAACTGGATCGACTCCTTGACGGTGGAAGACCTGAAGAACATCTGGGTCGAAGACGGCACAACCAAAAAGTGGTCAGACCTTGACCCGAGCTGGCCGGATGAAGAAATTGTCTTCTACGCACCGGGTACAGACTCTGGAACCTACGACTATTTCAATGAAGTCGTCCTGGAAGATGGCGACCTCGTCAAAGCTGCCACACTTTCTGAAGATGACAATGTCCTCGTGACAGGAATCAAAGGCGATGTCAACGCAATCGGATTCTTCGGCTACGCGTACTATGAAGCAAACAAAGATACATTGAAAGCTGTCCTGATCGACGGAGTGGAACCGAACTCGGAAACGATCGAATCCGGTGAATACACACCATTCTCCCGCCCGCTTTTCGTCTACGTGAATAATGACTCTGTCAAAAATAAAGATGAAGTACGTAACTTCATGGAGTTTGTCATCGACAACTCAGCTGATATGGCCAAAGCGGTCGGCTACGTCCAACTGCCGGAAGAAGAATATAAAAAGACACGCGACGCATTGGACGCTGTTAAATAAACAGCCCCACCCAGGCTGCTCCAGCTTCATCGAGCAGCTTTCTTTATTCGGGGGAGGCTTCTAACTGAAGTTTGGCATCGGCTATGAAACATTTCAGAGGAACCGAGCAACGTCCGAGGCCTACCTCGAAACGTTTTCAAAGAACCACCCAACATCCGAAGCCAACTTCGAAACGTTTCAGGTACCTCACAACGTTTATAGATTAGTTCTAAACGTTTCTGAAGTACCTGGCAACATCCGAGGCCTACCTCGAAACGTTTTCAAAGAACCTAACAACATCCGAAGCCAACTTCGAAACATTTCAGGTACCTCACAACGTTTATAGACTAGTTCTAAACATTTCAAAAGAACCTGGCAACGTCCGAGTACAACCTCGAAACGTTTTCAAAGAACCTAACAACATCCGAAGCCAACTTCGAAACATTTCAGGTACCTCACAACGTTTATAGACTAGTTCTAAACATTTCAAAAGAACCTGGCAACGTCCGAGTACAACCTCGAAACGTTTTCAAAGAACCACCCAACATTCAACGCCAACTTCGAAACATCAATGGCCATGCCATTTTAAAAAATCACCCTAAAGGAGTGCTCGTGTTGACTGCGATTCAACCGGTTGAGAAGACCAGGACCCGTGACCTCATTGCCGCGGCGAAAAAGAGGGAGACGTTCGGGAAACTCGTGCCGCATCTCTTGCTGGCGGTCACGTGCGTCACGATCCTGGCGACGTTCGGCATTGTGTTTACCTTATTGAAAGAGACCCTCACGTTTTTCGGCCAAGTGAAAGTGGTGGATTTCCTGTTCGGCACCGAATGGGCACCCTTTTCCAATGCAGCACCGGCATTCGGTGTCCTGCCACTTGTTGTCGGCACGCTGAAAATCGCTGGCGTGGCCTTGCTCGTCAGCGTTCCGGCCGGTTTGGCTTGTGCCTTGTTCCTAAGTGAATACGCCTCGCCCGCCGTCAAGAAATTCATCAAACCAATCATTGAATTGCTCGCAGGGATTCCGACAATCGTCTACGGCTTCTTCGCCCTGACATTTGTCACGCCTTGGTTACAGTCTTTCATTCCCGCCTTGAAACTGTTTAACGCGCTAAGTGCCGGAATCGTCGTCGGCATTATGATCCTGCCGATGATCGTTTCGCTGTCGGAAGATGCGCTGTCGGCGGTGCCCGCTTCCTTCCGTGAAGGTGCGTATGGGCTTGGGGCCACTAAATTCGAGACGGCCGTCAAAGTCGTCTTTCCGGCCGCCATTTCGGGAATCGCCGCCTCTATCATTTTGGCAGCTTCCCGCGCCATTGGAGAAACGATGATCGTCTCGCTCGCCGCCGGCTCGACGCCCGCATTCGATCTGGACTTGACCGGTTCCATCCAGACGATGACTTCTTATATCGTCCAAGTGGCCACGGGGGACGCCGGCTATGGCACAACCATCTACTATTCCATATATGCGGTCGGCTTCACCTTGTTCCTTTTCACGTTCGCCATGAACCGGATCGCTTTATTCATTAAGACCAAATTCAGGGAGGAGTATTGATATGGTACGTGTTCTTCCATCGAAGACCAACCGGCGGCTCGCGAAGGATTCTGCCGTGAAGTGGCTGTTCAGTGCAGCAGCTGTCCTTTTGCTCGCCATCATCGCCTTCCTCTTTTACGGAATCGCGGCAGATGGCGTCGGGCGGTTGAACCTTTCGTTCTTCTCGAATTTCGGATCCCGCTTCCCCGAGCAGGCCGGTATCAAAGCGGCGCTCGTCGGCACTTTGGCCCTTATGGCGGTCGTCATTCCGGTCTCTCTGTTCATAGGTCTCTGTTCCGCCATTTATCTCGAAGAGTATGCGCCGAAGAACAGATGGACTGCCTTTATCGAGATGAACATCAGCAACCTTGCCGGCGTTCCGTCCGTCGTCTTCGGATTGCTCGGACTGACGGTTTTCGTCCGCTCATTTTCGCTCAGCAACAGCATACTCGCCGCCGGATTGACGATGAGTCTGCTA from Bacillus sp. OxB-1 encodes:
- the pstC gene encoding phosphate ABC transporter permease subunit PstC codes for the protein MTAIQPVEKTRTRDLIAAAKKRETFGKLVPHLLLAVTCVTILATFGIVFTLLKETLTFFGQVKVVDFLFGTEWAPFSNAAPAFGVLPLVVGTLKIAGVALLVSVPAGLACALFLSEYASPAVKKFIKPIIELLAGIPTIVYGFFALTFVTPWLQSFIPALKLFNALSAGIVVGIMILPMIVSLSEDALSAVPASFREGAYGLGATKFETAVKVVFPAAISGIAASIILAASRAIGETMIVSLAAGSTPAFDLDLTGSIQTMTSYIVQVATGDAGYGTTIYYSIYAVGFTLFLFTFAMNRIALFIKTKFREEY
- a CDS encoding PstS family phosphate ABC transporter substrate-binding protein, whose amino-acid sequence is MKKTTVLASLGLACSLFLAACNGGDGNTAAQTSEGNALSGKVAGDGSSTVAPIMEAIVEEYAQVEKDVLVSVGVSGTGGGFEKFIAGETDFSNASRPIKDEEKEKLEEAGIDYSELPIAYDGLTVVVNKENNWIDSLTVEDLKNIWVEDGTTKKWSDLDPSWPDEEIVFYAPGTDSGTYDYFNEVVLEDGDLVKAATLSEDDNVLVTGIKGDVNAIGFFGYAYYEANKDTLKAVLIDGVEPNSETIESGEYTPFSRPLFVYVNNDSVKNKDEVRNFMEFVIDNSADMAKAVGYVQLPEEEYKKTRDALDAVK
- a CDS encoding YtoQ family protein, yielding MRLTVYLAGEIHSSWREEVKQKSAALNLPIDFVGPMEDHDRSDNIGEDILGKQPNAIFKDAAASSFNNLRTELLMKKADLVIALFGEKYKQWNTAMDASTAVALGKPLILIRPEAHHHALKEISRKAHATLENVDQAIKALHYIFE
- a CDS encoding YwbE family protein, with the translated sequence MDGRNRADVKPGLRVAVILKKDQRTGVKTEGVVKDLLTNSSFHPHGIKVRLQDGQVGRVCDILG
- a CDS encoding PstS family phosphate ABC transporter substrate-binding protein — protein: MGKFGSVVYVVVVMAFLLPFVLIGGLYIFLMGMKSLLPLIVVSYLIVGTLMVMSFFPATRHRKLINRIMLAAVVLATAIAVPGIYHKTRPVIQDGYVSTYDYAPFQEGTKAVSLDQPATLKLAENLPILDGATALYPIYSAFAQAVYPEKEYDQYSSEVMSNRTGEAYDNLLNGRADIIFVLGPSEAQLAKAERMGKELKLTPIGREAFVFFVNARNPVQGLTTDELKGIYSGKITNWKEVGGKKRAIRAFQRPDDSGSQTALQHFMGDVALMEPPVEDIASLMGTIIDQVSDYKNYNNAIGFTFRYYSTQMVKNNAIRLLQVDGVEPTVESIRSREYPLTNEFYAVTAGSDNPHIESFLEWIVSAQGQEIVEKTGYVPISE
- the pstA gene encoding phosphate ABC transporter permease PstA, which produces MVRVLPSKTNRRLAKDSAVKWLFSAAAVLLLAIIAFLFYGIAADGVGRLNLSFFSNFGSRFPEQAGIKAALVGTLALMAVVIPVSLFIGLCSAIYLEEYAPKNRWTAFIEMNISNLAGVPSVVFGLLGLTVFVRSFSLSNSILAAGLTMSLLILPIIIVASQEAIRSVPDALREASYGMGATKWQTIVHVVLPSAIGSILTGSILSFSRAIGETAPLIVLGIPVIVHFLPTGPLSTFTALPMQIYDWAKRPQPEFADAASAGIIVLLVILVSMNAVAIYFRNRSEKKLQNR